The Athene noctua chromosome 23, bAthNoc1.hap1.1, whole genome shotgun sequence genome window below encodes:
- the GUCA1A gene encoding guanylyl cyclase-activating protein 1, whose product MGNMDGKAVEELSATECHQWYKKFMTECPSGQLTLYEFKQFFGLKNLSPAANKYVEQMFETFDFNKDGYIDFMEYVAALSLVLKGKVDQKLRWYFKLYDVDGNGCIDRGELLNIIKAIRAINRCNETMTAEEFTNMVFDKIDINGDGELSLEEFMEGVQKDETLLQILTRSLDLTHIVQLIQNDGKNPHEPEQAAEVAQ is encoded by the exons ATGGGGAACATGGACGGGAAAGCCGTGGAGGAGCTGAGCGCTACCGAGTGCCACCAGTGGTACAAGAAGTTCATGACGGAGTGTCCTTCTGGCCAGCTCACCCTCTATGAGTTCAAACAGTTTTTTGGCTTGAAAAACCTGAGTCCAGCGGCGAACAAATACGTTGAGCAAATGTTTGAGACGTTTGACTTTAATAAG GATGGCTACATAGATTTTATGGAGTACGTGGCAGCTCTGAGTCTGGTCCTGAAAGGGAAAGTGGATCAGAAGCTGCGATGGTATTTCAAGCTCTACGATGTGGACGGGAACGGCTGCATTGACCGGGGAGAACTGCTGAACATCATCAAA GCTATTCGAGCTATCAACCGGTGCAACGAAACGATGACGGCCGAGGAATTCACAAACATGGTGTTTGACAAAATTGATATAAACGGAGATG GTGAGCTCTCCCTGGAGGAGTTCATGGAGGGCGTGCAAAAGGATGAAACGCTGCTCCAGATCCTCACCCGCAGCCTGGACCTGACACACATCGTCCAGCTGATCCAGAACGACGGGAAGAACCCGCACGAGCCCGAGCAGGCGGCGGAGGTGGCCCAGTAG